The following are encoded in a window of Pygocentrus nattereri isolate fPygNat1 chromosome 5, fPygNat1.pri, whole genome shotgun sequence genomic DNA:
- the naa15b gene encoding N-alpha-acetyltransferase 15, NatA auxiliary subunit b — translation MPTVTLPPKENALFKRILRCYEHKQYRNGLKFCKQILSNPKFAEHGETLAMKGLTLNCLGKKEEAYELVRRGLRNDLKSHVCWHVYGLLQRSDKKYDEAIKCYRNALKWDKDNLQILRDLSLLQIQMRDLEGYRETRYQLLQLRPAQRASWIGYAIAYHLLEDYEMAAKIIEEFRKTQQTSPDKVDYEYSELLLYQNQVLREAGLLKEALEHLTTYEKQICDKLAVEETRGELLLNLRRFEESADVYRRLQERNPENWSYYRGLEKALKPATTEERLKIYEEAWVKYPKGLVPRRLPLNFLSGEKFRECLDKYLRMNFSKGCPPVFTTLKPLYQDKDKVAIIEELVVGYETSLNSCRMFNPNDDGKEEPPTTLLWVQYFLAQHYDQIGQQTLALEYINAAIESTPTLIELFLVKAKIYKHAGNIREAARWMDEAQALDTADRFINSKCAKYLLKAGLVKEAEEMCSKFTREGASAVENLNEMQCMWFQTECALAYKSMKKYGDALKKCHEIERHFVEITDDQFDFHTYCMRKMTLRSYVDLLKLEDVLRMHPFYYKAASTAIQIYLNLHDNPLIDDSKELQADTGNLSDKELKKLRNKQRRAQKKAQLEEEKKNAEKEKQLKNQKKKKEDDDEEIGGPKEELIPEKLAKVENPLDEAVKFLNPLKNLVKNKIETHLLAFEIYFRKEKFLLMLQSVKRASAIDPDHPWLHQCLVRFFKRVSEAKDLAEAVRTVLKQEISRLFGDSNAKSFNQAFLSKHSDSIPHRLAAAKSMYYLDPSTQKKALELATALDESLNSRSIQICTEVLESLHDGSLGDATETAESYRAECHKIYKYTLAFMPPGYEENMKIAVNGDICTETEELANDM, via the exons ATGCCGACAGTCACCCTACCGCCTAAAGAAAACGCTCTCTTCAAGAGGATTTTG agaTGCTATGAGCACAAGCAGTACAGAAATGGGCTGAAATTCTGCAAACAAATTTTGTCCAACCCCAAGTTCGCTGAGCATGGAG AGACGCTGGCAATGAAGGGGCTGACGCTCAACTGCCTGGGGAAGAAAGAAGAGGCCTATGAACTCGTACGCCGAGGACTCCGAAACGACCTTAAGAGCCACGTCT GCTGGCACGTGTACGGTCTGCTGCAGCGCTCGGATAAGAAGTACGATGAGGCCATTAAGTGTTACAGAAACGCCCTGAAATGGGACAAAGACAACCTGCAGATCCTCCGAGACCTCTCACTGCTGCAGATTCAAATGAGGGACCTGGAGGGCTACagg GAGACCCGGTACCAGCTCCTGCAGCTGCGACCGGCTCAGCGGGCATCGTGGATCGGCTATGCCATTGCATACCACCTGCTGGAGGACTATGAGATGGCTGCAAAGATTATCGAGGAGTTCCGGAAAACGCAACAG acATCTCCAGATAAGGTGGATTATGAGTACAGTGAGTTGCTGCTGTATCAGAATCAGGTGCTGAGGGAAGCAGGGCTCCTCAAAGAGGCTCTGGAGCATCTCACCACCTACGAGAAACAAATATGTGACAAGCTGGCTGTCGAGGAGACCAGAG gagagCTCCTGCTGAATCTGCGGCGCTTTGAGGAGTCTGCTGACGTGTACAGACGACTGCAGGAGAGAAACCCGGAGAACTGGTCATATTACCGTGGCTTGGAGAAAGCACTTAAGCCTG CCACGACAGAAGAAAGGCTGAAGATCTATGAGGAGGCCTGGGTGAAGTACCCTAAAGGCCTGGTGCCTCGCAGACTGCCTCTCAACTTCCTTTCTG GAGAGAAGTTTAGGGAGTGTCTGGATAAGTATTTAAGAATGAACTTCAGCAAAGGCTGCCCTCCAGTCTTTACTACACTCAAACCCCTCTACCAGGACAAGGACAAG GTGGCAATAATTGAAGAATTAGTTGTAGGTTATGAAACCTCTTTGAATAGCTGCCGAATGTTCAATCCAAATG ACGATGGGAAGGAGGAGCCGCCCACCACGTTACTATGGGTGCAGTATTTCCTGGCGCAGCACTATGATCAGATTGGTCAGCAGACACTGGCTCTGGAGTACATCAACGCTGCAATAGAAAGCACGCCGACTCTCATTGAACTCTTTCTAGTGAAAGCCAAGATATATAAG CATGCTGGGAACATTCGGGAGGCAGCACGCTGGATGGATGAGGCCCAGGCGCTGGACACTGCTGACCGCTTCATTAACTCCAAATGCGCCAAGTACCTGCTCAAAGCAGGCCTGGTCAAAGAGGCCGAGGAGATGTGCTCAAAGTTCACACGG GAGGGGGCATCTGCAGTAGAGAACCTGAACGAGATGCAGTGTATGTGGTTTCAGACCGAGTGTGCGCTGGCATATAAATCCATGAAGAAATACGGAGATGCACTTAAAAAATGCCATGAGATCGAGAGG CACTTTGTGGAGATAACGGATGATCAGTTTGACTTCCACACGTACTGCATGCGGAAGATGACTCTTCGCTCCTACGTAGACCTGTTAAAGCTAGAGGATGTGTTGCGCATGCATCCGTTCTACTACAAAGCTGCAAGCACCGCCATCCAAATCTACCTCAACCTGCATGACAACCCACTCATCGATGACAGCAAGGAGCTACAGGCTGATACCG GGAATCTGTCTGACAAAGAGCTGAAGAAATTGCGGAACAAGCAACGGCGAGCGCAGAAGAAAGCTCAActggaagaagagaagaagaatgcagaaaaagagaaacagttgaaaaaccagaagaaaaagaaagaggatgatgatgaggagATTGGGGGACCTAAAGAGGAACTCATACCAGAAAAACTAgctaag gtggAAAACCCATTAGATGAGGCTGTGAAGTTCCTGAATCCTTTAAAAAACCTGGTGAAAAATAAGATAGAGACTCATCTCCTGGCCTTCGAGATCTACTTCAGAAAAG AAAAGTTCTTGTTAATGTTGCAATCAGTGAAGAGGGCCTCTGCTATAGATCCTGATCACCCATGGCTTCACCAGTGTCTAGTGCGTTTCTTCAAAAGAG TATCAGAGGCTAAAGACTTGGCAGAAGCTGTCCGCACGGTTCTGAAGCAAGAAATCTCTCGGTTGTTTGGTGACAGCAATGCCAAGAGCTTCAATCAAGCTTTCCTCAGCAAGCACTCTGACTCTATCCCTCATCGATTGGCAG CTGCCAAAAGCATGTACTACTTAGATCCTTCAACACAGAAGAAGGCTTTGGAACTTGCAACAGCACTGGACGAGTCACTTAATAGCAGGAGCATTCAG aTCTGTACAGAGGTGTTGGAAAGTCTGCATGATGGCAGCCTCGGAGATGCCACGGAGACGGCCGAATCATATAGGGCAGAGTGTCATAAGATCTACAAGTACACACTGGCATTCATGCCTCCAGGCTACGAGGAAAACATGAAGATTGCTGTTAATGGTGACATCTGCACAGAAACGGAAGAGCTAGCCAATGACATGTGA